Proteins encoded together in one Rhizobacter sp. J219 window:
- a CDS encoding amidase has product MTNDLTAARAALLQGRMTAAEALAASLERADSAGNTKTYLTRFDAQALAVAQSVDLQRAAGAGLPTLAGLAVSVKALFDVQGQPTTAASRVLAGAPAAQADCPAVARLRSAGAALTGHTNMTEFAFSGVGLNPHHSTPPNAATPALDPEPRIPGGSTSGGAVSVASGAAWAALGSDTGGSIRIPAALQGLVGFKNTARLTPTEGAIPLSTTLDTTCAITRSVRDAVLLHEVLAARCVTLAGRPVGTLRLAVPAPQLDALDSTVARAFERTLATLRQAGAQIDTIPLPELNELAAINATGGFSAAESWAWHRRLLAEHQADYDPRVAVRIRRGETMSAADYIDLTHARADWIARMTLTTRRYDALISPTVPIVAPTIASLASDEAFFAVNALLLRNPSSVNMLDGCALALPCHTPDELPVSLMVWSHALQDDTVLDASLAIEAALSKERS; this is encoded by the coding sequence ATGACGAATGACCTGACTGCTGCCCGAGCCGCCTTGCTGCAAGGGCGCATGACGGCGGCCGAGGCGTTGGCCGCCAGCCTCGAGCGCGCGGACAGCGCCGGCAACACCAAGACCTACCTCACACGTTTCGACGCCCAGGCGCTCGCGGTCGCGCAGAGCGTCGACTTGCAGCGGGCGGCCGGCGCGGGGCTGCCCACGCTGGCGGGGCTCGCTGTGAGCGTGAAAGCCCTGTTCGACGTGCAGGGGCAGCCAACGACAGCAGCCTCGCGCGTCCTCGCCGGGGCCCCCGCTGCACAAGCAGACTGCCCCGCCGTCGCGCGTCTGCGGAGCGCCGGTGCCGCCCTCACAGGCCACACCAACATGACCGAGTTCGCGTTTTCCGGGGTAGGCCTGAACCCGCACCACAGCACACCACCGAACGCTGCCACGCCTGCCCTTGACCCCGAGCCGCGCATCCCTGGCGGCTCGACCTCCGGCGGCGCGGTCTCCGTCGCCAGCGGCGCGGCCTGGGCCGCCCTGGGGTCGGACACCGGAGGCTCAATCCGCATTCCCGCAGCCCTGCAGGGCTTGGTCGGCTTCAAGAACACCGCGCGGCTCACGCCGACCGAGGGCGCCATCCCCCTGTCGACCACCCTCGACACCACCTGCGCCATCACCCGCTCGGTGCGCGACGCCGTGCTGCTGCACGAGGTGCTGGCGGCGCGGTGCGTCACGCTCGCAGGGCGTCCGGTCGGCACGCTGCGGCTCGCCGTGCCGGCGCCGCAGCTCGACGCCCTGGACTCCACCGTCGCTCGCGCCTTCGAACGCACCCTCGCCACCCTGCGCCAAGCCGGGGCGCAGATCGACACCATCCCCTTGCCCGAGCTGAACGAGCTCGCCGCCATCAACGCCACCGGGGGCTTTTCAGCCGCTGAAAGCTGGGCCTGGCACCGCCGTCTGCTGGCCGAGCACCAGGCCGACTACGACCCCCGCGTCGCGGTGCGCATTCGCCGCGGCGAAACCATGTCCGCCGCCGACTACATTGACCTCACGCACGCCCGCGCCGACTGGATTGCCCGCATGACCCTCACGACGCGCCGCTACGACGCGCTGATCAGCCCCACCGTCCCCATCGTCGCACCCACCATCGCAAGCCTTGCCAGCGACGAAGCTTTCTTTGCCGTCAATGCCCTGCTGCTGCGCAACCCCTCCTCGGTGAACATGCTCGACGGCTGCGCGCTCGCTCTGCCCTGCCACACGCCAGATGAGTTGCCGGTCAGCCTGATGGTGTGGAGCCACGCGTTGCAGGACGACACTGTGCTCGACGCATCGCTCGCGATCGAAGCCGCACTTTCGAAGGAGCGCTCCTGA
- the rpsB gene encoding 30S ribosomal protein S2: protein MSVTMREMLEAGVHFGHQTRFWNPKMAPYIYGHRNKIHIINLEKTQPLFLDAMKFIRQLAAKRGTILMVGTKRQARDVIVQEAKRAGMPFVDQRWLGGMLTNFKTVKGSLKKLKDMQAQVESGTEIRIKKEALLFQRELAKLEKDIGGIQDMNALPDALFVIDVGYHKIAVAEAKKLGIPVIGVVDSNHSPDGIDYVIPGNDDSSKAVALYARAVADAVLEGKANATNEVAQAVSAEGDEFVEVSENA, encoded by the coding sequence ATGTCCGTCACCATGCGTGAAATGCTGGAAGCCGGCGTCCATTTCGGGCACCAAACGCGCTTCTGGAACCCCAAGATGGCCCCGTACATCTACGGCCATCGCAACAAGATCCACATCATCAACCTCGAGAAGACGCAACCGCTCTTCCTCGACGCGATGAAGTTCATCCGCCAGCTCGCCGCCAAGCGCGGCACGATCCTGATGGTCGGCACCAAGCGCCAGGCACGCGACGTGATCGTGCAGGAAGCCAAGCGCGCCGGCATGCCCTTCGTCGACCAGCGCTGGCTCGGCGGAATGCTGACCAACTTCAAGACGGTCAAGGGTTCGCTCAAGAAGCTGAAGGACATGCAGGCTCAGGTGGAGTCGGGCACCGAAATCCGCATCAAGAAGGAAGCGCTGCTGTTCCAGCGCGAGCTGGCCAAGCTCGAGAAGGACATCGGTGGCATCCAGGACATGAACGCGCTGCCTGATGCGCTGTTCGTGATCGACGTCGGTTACCACAAGATCGCCGTGGCCGAAGCCAAGAAGCTCGGCATTCCCGTGATCGGCGTGGTCGACTCCAACCACTCGCCCGACGGCATCGACTACGTGATCCCCGGCAACGACGACTCTTCCAAGGCCGTGGCGCTGTACGCCCGTGCCGTGGCCGACGCCGTGCTGGAAGGCAAGGCCAACGCCACCAATGAGGTGGCCCAGGCTGTGTCGGCCGAGGGCGACGAGTTCGTGGAAGTCAGCGAGAACGCCTGA